In the Malassezia vespertilionis chromosome 1, complete sequence genome, one interval contains:
- the ARP4 gene encoding NuA4 histone acetyltransferase subunit (EggNog:ENOG503NUWX; COG:Z; BUSCO:EOG09262MOO), producing MSGVYGGDEINAVVIDPGTSVIRGGWAGDDQPRALFPAHYGWLPMREEDGVLADELASAKRTRPAEDGDISMQDAAKEDTEQEGSEKKGPKLCKGISFDTQRGRKRFVGDAGVSYWRNGLEIATPFDSDGIVQDFDAFEALTRYATETLAAPSTENPLLLTEPSTNPKEVRAKMAEVAFEGLQVPAFYLANRTVLSSFAAGRPTALVVDVGASQLSAIPVVDGFVLRKGIHTQSNAGDTISRALLHGFTHECGEKNLKEDELIPQFLVKSKQPVDPGMPPNAVLREDRLHGTTPSFRMYQTMQLLSDAKEAVCQVLETPWDEGQAGARPTKMYEFPNGYNDTFSLLRFKAPEVMFTPSLYGQVRDVLSPGSASASPLAGLTDLILDAAKSVDVDLRAAMFSNIVCVGGSTLIPGFIDRLSYELSVAAPSQRIKIHSPGNYTERRHSSWLGGSILASLGTFHQLWISRQEYEEHGSAIVQARCK from the coding sequence ATGTCGGGCGTGTATGGCGGCGACGAGATTAATGCAGTGGTGATCGACCCCGGCACGTCGGTCATTCGCGGCGGATGGGCCGGCGACGATCAGCCACGCGCACTATTCCCTGCGCATTATGGATGGCTCCCGATGCGTGAAGAAGATGGGGTGCTTGCAGACGAGCTTGCCAGTGCGAAACGCACGCGTCCTGCTGAGGACGGGGACATTTCGATGCAAGATGCGGCGAAGGAAGATACGGAGCAAGAGGGAAGCGAAAAGAAAGGACCGAAACTATGCAAGGGCATTTCGTTTGATACGCAGCGCggacgcaagcgctttgTGGGCGACGCTGGCGTGTCCTACTGGCGAAATGGGCTCGAAATTGCGACACCGTTTGATTCTGATGGAATTGTACAAGATTTTGATGCATTTGAGGCGCTCACGCGGTACGCAACCGAGACCctggcggcgccgtcgacGGAGAACCCGTTGCTGCTGACGGAGCCGTCGACGAACCCTAAAGAGgtgcgcgccaagatgGCCGAGGTCGCTTTTGAAGGGCTGCAAGTGCCTGCATTCTATCTTGCGAACCGCACGGTGCTGAGCTCGTTTGCAGCAGGGCGCCCGACTGCGCTCGTAGTCGACgtcggcgcgtcgcagctCTCGGCCATCCCTGTCGTGGACGGttttgtgctgcgcaaaggcATCCACACACAGTCGAATGCCGGTGATAccatttcgcgcgcgctgcttcaTGGTTTTACGCACGAGTGCGGCGAGAAGAATTTGAAGGAAGACGAGCTCATTCCTCAGTTCCTGGTCAAGTCCAAGCAGCCAGTCGACCCCGGGATGCCACCCAACGCGGTCTTGCGCGAGGACCGACTGCACGGAACGACGCCATCTTTCCGGATGTACCAGACCATGCAACTACTGAGCGACGCAAAAGAGGCCGTGTGCCAGGTGCTCGAGACTCCCTGGGACGAGGGCCAagccggcgcgcggcccacCAAGATGTACGAGTTTCCCAATGGGTACAACGACACGTTTTCTTTGCTGCGTTTTAAAGCACCCGAGGTCATGTTTACGCCATCGCTGTATGGGCAAGTACGCGACGTGCTCTCGCCTGGTTCTGCTTCTGCGTCTCCGCTCGCGGGCCTTACCGATCTCATTTTGGATGCGGCCAAGTCTGTCGATGTGGATTTGCGTGCGGCCATGTTCAGCAACATTGTCTGTGTCGGCGGGAGCACGCTCATTCCCGGCTTTATCGACCGCCTCAGCTACGAGCtcagcgtcgcggcgccgagccagCGGATCAAAATCCATTCTCCCGGTAATTATACAGAGCGTAGGCACTCTTCCTGGCTTGGCGGCAGTATCCTTGCGAGCTTGGGCACGTTCCACCAGCTTTGGATCAGCCGCCAGGAGTACGAGGAGCATGGCAGCGCCattgtgcaagcgcggtgCAAGTAA
- the OTU2 gene encoding ubiquitinyl hydrolase 1 (MEROPS:MER0957411; COG:O; COG:T; EggNog:ENOG503NZP9), translating to MVSVPQDGDGAGMLPGKKMNRHKMRLAHCEARREQEMERARAEAARELSEGGGDPQEAAREAAALSCYCAEHNLHVYELVFGAGRSTKRAAACVAPGTDMFIPFITDLDETYANVDANSEALSSTDKFMQYCDAVENTSIWGGHPEILALANVLHTSVHIFQAEMPIVKIGEEFTDKAPLQISYHVKMFGLGEVRWWIDLHAALQLAAPERVGADGWIL from the exons ATGGTGAGTGTGCCGCAAGACGGCGATGGTGCGGGCATGCTCCCTGGAAAAAAGATGAACCGCCACAAAATGCGCTTG GCTCACTGCGAGGCACGTCGCGAGCAGGAaatggagcgcgcgcgcgccgaagcggcgcgcgagctgagcgagggcggcggcgatcCGCAAgaggcagcgcgcgaagccgcggcgctgagctGCTACTGTGCCGAGCATAATCTGCATGTGTACGAG CTTGTATTCGGCGCTGGCCGATCAACTAAACGTGCGGCAGCCTGCGTCGCACCCGGTAC CGATATGTTTATCCCGTTCATCACCGACTTGGACGAGACGTACGCGAATGTCGATGCCAACAGCGAGGCGCTCTCTTCAACGG ACAAGTTTATGCAGTACTGCGACGCGGTGGAAAACACATCTATATGGGGCGGCCATCCCGAgattcttgcgctcgccaatgTGCTGCATACGTCCGTGCATATTTTCCAAGCGGAAATGCCGATCGTCAAGATTGGCGAGGAGTTTACCGACAAGGCCCCGCTGCAGATCTCTTACCATGTGAAGATGTTTGGCTTGGGCGAGGTACGTTGGTGGATCGACTTACACGCAGCACTACAACTCGCTGCGCCCGAACGCGTAGGCGCCGATGGATGGATTTTGTAG
- a CDS encoding uncharacterized protein (EggNog:ENOG503NUHX; COG:S): protein MASTAAQGDALGMSEQLMQLDQAITLALQEIDENFSQAHQVVTSRILPAVREYEVSCARTWANAQFWKRFFEASAQVSLSQQPAEELETTFTEPAAQDASVRAEDDTTTAPDQDDQTHLTRDSDHLQSPPRLSHSMYAPNDSDLPAPTPFERLKHDVEQSQLYEQPQRHDAPLHASDVSVSVEDSSIAHTQRMPFSSSPLKARAVASPARTQRRLSARPRVSIQPTDQGLLTNPFSTEDSVRLWNGIADLRKTPLRGQHGAATPFRSPSKVQQEADEHDSLEWPQGMSPPVTMQFSVSKSKYANTPAKDAAKSKVDDLVQSVSGLPSAARHGKTPAKRRQSVVGTPLTRRTPSARRDSLPTPPTITKVHNAPPGSHDAPEQSVQQHAGHEMSPTVSHIPGMLDKMLALDDDNLSDEENATRATQGHPTATFSSALQASSTSRSIEDDTLFGMALSKREPNTTQGPHNRSLSGAVRRTSEELRLLGEF from the coding sequence ATGGCATCgactgcagcgcaaggggatgcgctcggcatgAGTGAGCAGCTGATGCAGCTTGACCAGGCCATTACACTTGCTTTGCAAGAGATAGACGAGAACTTTTCACAGGCGCACCAGGTCGTGACGTCGCGCATTCTACCGGCCGTGCGGGAGTACGAAgtgtcttgcgcgcggacCTGGGCGAATGCCCAATTTTGGAAACGGTTTTTCGAGGCATCTGCACAAGTATCACTTTCGCAGCAGCCTGCGGAAGAGCTGGAGACGACGTTTACGGagccagctgcgcaagatgcaTCGGTGCGCGCCGAAGACGATACGACCACTGCGCCGGACCAAGACGATCAGACTCATCTGACGCGCGATAGCGACCACTTACAATCCCCCCCGAGGCTGAGCCACAGCATGTATGCACCGAACGACTCGGATTTGCCGGCACCGACTCCGTTCGAGCGCTTGAAACACGATGTCGAGCAGAGCCAATTGTACGAGCAaccgcagcggcacgacgcgccATTGCATGCGTCGGACGTGTCTGTGTCTGTGGAGGACTCCTCGATTGcacacacgcagcgcatgccATTCTCATCGAGCCCATTGAAAGCAAGGGCAGTTGCCAGTCccgcacgcacgcagcggcgtcttTCTGCGCGCCCGCGCGTGAGCATCCAGCCGACCGACCAAGGACTTTTGACGAACCCCTTTTCCACAGAGGACAGTGTGCGGCTATGGAATGGGATTGCCGacttgcgcaagacgccgctgcgcggccaGCACGGTGCAGCGACTCCTTTTcgctcgccaagcaagGTGCAGCAGGAAGCCGACGAGCACGACTCGCTCGAGTGGCCTCAAGGCATGTCGCCGCCCGTGACGATGCAATTTTCTGTGTCAAAAAGCAAGTATGCGAACACGCCCGCGAAAGATGCAGCAAAAAGCAAGGTCGACGACTTGGTGCAGTCTGTCAGCGGGCTTCCTTccgctgcgcggcacggcaaGACACCAGCAAAGCGTAGACAGAGCGTGGTCGGGACGCCGCTTACTCGGCGCACGCCTAGTGCACGTCGCGACTccttgccgacgccgccgaCGATTACCAAAGTGCACAACGCGCCGCCTGGATCGCACGATGCGCCAGAGCAGAgtgtgcagcagcacgctgGACACGAAATGAGTCCCACCGTATCGCACATCCCCGGCATGCTGGATAAAATGCTTGCACTCGACGACGACAACCTCTCTGACGAGGAGAATGCGACGCGTGCAACACAAGGCCATCCCACCGCGACGTTTAGCTCCGCATTGCaggcgtcgagcacgagTCGCTCGATTGAAGACGATACATTGTTCGGCATGGCGCTGTCGAAGCGCGAGCCAAATACGACACAGGGCCCGCACAATCGCTCGCTCTctggcgcggtgcgtcggACAAGCGAAGAGCTACGTCTCTTGGGCGAGTTTTAG